Proteins encoded by one window of Cannabis sativa cultivar Pink pepper isolate KNU-18-1 chromosome 4, ASM2916894v1, whole genome shotgun sequence:
- the LOC115712396 gene encoding 1-aminocyclopropane-1-carboxylate synthase 3 — MSLLSTKASCNTHGQDSSYFLGWEEYEKNPYDEIRNPKGIIQMGLAENQLSFDLHESWLANNPEAAGLKRGGQSIFRELALFQDYHGLPEFKKAMVEFMSEIRGNKVTFDTNNLVLTAGATSANETLMFCLAEQGDAFLLPTPYYPGFDRDLKWRTGVEIVPIHCTSSNGFQITEDALEKAYQDGQSRNLRVKGVLITNPSNPLGTTTTLKEMNLLLNFIEEKQIHLISDEIYSGTVFNNPGFVSVMEVLNNRSSKNDILSQRVHVVYSLSKDLGLPGFRIGAIYSNDKMVVAAATKMSSFGLISSQTQYLLSAMLSDKKFTKTYISENQKRLKKRHEKIVVGLEKIGISCLKSNAGLFCWVDMRHLLKSNTFEAEIDLWKKIVYDVKLNISPGSSCHCTEPGWFRVCFANMSEETLDLSLQRLKAFVSEFNLIKQQYSSLNSSSIIKNSRRKSITKWVFRLSFDGTEREPEQR, encoded by the exons atgagttTGTTATCAACAAAAGCTTCATGCAATACTCACGGCCAAGATTCTTCCTACTTCTTAGGATGGGAAGAGTACGAGAAAAACCCTTATGATGAAATTCGAAACCCAAAGGGAATTATCCAGATGGGTCTTGCAGAAAATCAG CTTTCATTCGACCTTCATGAATCATGGCTAGCAAATAACCCAGAAGCAGCTGGGCTAAAGAGAGGTGGTCAATCAATTTTCAGAGAACTTGCTCTGTTCCAAGATTATCATGGTCTCCCAGAATTTAAAAAAGCAATGGTTGAATTCATGTCTGAAATTAGAGGAAACAAAGTAACGTTTGACACAAACAATCTAGTCCTAACCGCTGGTGCAACCTCGGCTAACGAGACACTCATGTTCTGTCTGGCTGAACAAGGCGATGCCTTCCTTCTCCCAACTCCATACTACCCTGg ATTTGATAGGGATCTTAAATGGAGAACCGGAGTTGAGATAGTACCTATTCATTGCACAAGCTCAAATGGCTTCCAAATCACTGAAGATGCTTTAGAAAAAGCGTACCAAGATGGTCAAAGTCGTAATTTAAGGGTCAAAGGTGTTTTAATTACCAACCCATCTAATCCCTTAGGCACCACAACAACGCTAAAAGAGATGAACCTTCTCCTTAACTTCATTGAAGAGAAACAAATTCACCTCATTAGTGACGAAATCTATTCAGGAACCGTTTTTAACAACCCTGGCTTCGTAAGCGTGATGGAAGTTCTCAACAACAGATCATCAAAAAACGACATACTTAGCCAACGAGTTCATGTCGTTTATAGCTTATCCAAAGATCTGGGTCTCCCAGGATTTCGCATTGGAGCAATTTACTCCAACGACAAAATGGTCGTAGCTGCAGCCACAAAAATGTCCAGCTTCGGTTTGATCTCTTCACAGACACAATATTTGCTTTCGGCTATGTTGTCAGacaaaaaattcacaaaaactTACATTTCAGAAAACCAAAAGAGACTCAAGAAACGACATGAAAAGATTGTCGTTGGTCTTGAGAAGATTGGTATAAGTTGTTTAAAAAGTAATGCTGGGTTGTTTTGTTGGGTTGACATGAGACATCTTCTCAAGTCAAACACATTCGAAGCTGAAATAGATCTTTGGAAGAAGATTGTTTACGATGTGAAACTCAATATCTCTCCTGGCTCCTCTTGTCATTGTACTGAGCCAGGTTGGTTCCGAGTTTGTTTTGCCAACATGTCCGAGGAAACATTGGATCTCTCATTGCAAAGGTTGAAAGCTTTTGTCAGTGAGTTCAATCTCATTAAACAACAGTACTCATCACTTAATTCATCATCAATTATCAAAAACTCGAGAAGAAAGTCGATCACCAAGTGGGTTTTCCGGCTATCATTCGACGGTACCGAACGGGAACCTGAACAACGATAG